A window from Pseudomonas sp. MRSN 12121 encodes these proteins:
- a CDS encoding methyl-accepting chemotaxis protein gives MRDLAKHMQQAGEGIEALNEQSLVIGTIVKTISGIAEQTNLLALNAAIEAARAGEQGRGFAVVADEVRQLASRTSKATDEIVGVVRQNQDMAREAVALMTDGKAQAEQGLALAAEAGTVIVEIQDGAQKVVDAVGQFASQLSN, from the coding sequence ATGCGCGACCTGGCCAAGCACATGCAGCAGGCCGGCGAGGGGATCGAGGCACTCAACGAGCAGTCGCTGGTGATCGGCACCATCGTCAAGACCATCAGCGGCATTGCCGAACAGACCAACCTGCTGGCGCTCAACGCGGCCATCGAGGCGGCGCGGGCCGGCGAGCAGGGGCGTGGCTTCGCGGTGGTGGCCGACGAGGTCCGGCAACTGGCCTCGCGCACCAGCAAGGCCACCGACGAGATCGTCGGCGTGGTGCGCCAGAACCAGGACATGGCGCGCGAAGCGGTGGCGCTGATGACCGACGGCAAGGCCCAGGCCGAGCAGGGCCTGGCCCTGGCCGCCGAAGCCGGTACGGTGATCGTGGAGATCCAGGACGGCGCGCAGAAAGTGGTGGATGCCGTCGGCCAGTTCGCCAGCCAGTTGTCGAACTGA
- a CDS encoding OprO/OprP family phosphate-selective porin — MFIKKLYMGLGNGIAWGLIGATLSATAQAGTVTTDGADIVLKTKGGLELSTTDKEFSFKLGGRVQADYGTFDGYYTRNGNSADAAYFRRAYLELGGTLYRDWKYQINYDLSRNVGNDSTGYFDEGSLTYTGFNPLNLKVGRFYTDFGLEKATSSKWVTALERNLSYDVAEWINDNSGMGVQANGVVGGMAYLSGSVFSENNNDTDGDSVKRYNLRGVFAPLHESGNVLHIGAQYAYRDLADAAVDTRIRSRMGMRGVETNGGNSAGSNGNRAVFGGSTAQQGLWTDDSVWGVEGAWALNAFSVQAEYLRRTLKADAAQSDIKASGYYAQLAYTLTGEPRIYKLDGAKFDTIKPQDKQWGAWELFYRYDSITVEDDNVVVSSATRQVGDTEGKTHTLGVNWYANEALKLSANYVKARTDNLSNAVGDDTGDGLVMRMQYQF; from the coding sequence ATGTTTATTAAAAAACTCTATATGGGGTTGGGGAACGGTATTGCCTGGGGTCTGATCGGCGCGACCCTGTCTGCGACGGCCCAGGCCGGCACAGTGACCACCGATGGGGCCGATATTGTGTTGAAGACCAAGGGCGGCCTGGAGCTGTCGACCACCGACAAGGAGTTCAGCTTCAAGTTGGGCGGCCGCGTGCAGGCGGACTACGGCACCTTCGACGGTTATTACACGCGCAACGGCAATTCCGCGGACGCGGCGTACTTTCGCCGGGCCTACCTGGAGCTGGGCGGCACGCTTTATCGGGACTGGAAATATCAGATCAACTACGACCTTTCCCGGAACGTGGGCAACGACAGTACCGGCTATTTCGACGAGGGCAGCCTGACCTACACCGGCTTCAACCCGCTGAACCTGAAAGTGGGGCGCTTCTACACCGACTTCGGCCTGGAAAAGGCCACCAGCTCCAAGTGGGTCACCGCCCTGGAGCGCAATCTGTCCTACGACGTGGCGGAATGGATCAACGACAACAGCGGCATGGGCGTGCAGGCCAACGGCGTGGTGGGCGGCATGGCGTACCTGTCCGGTAGTGTATTCAGCGAAAACAACAACGACACCGATGGCGACAGCGTCAAGCGCTACAACCTGCGCGGGGTGTTCGCCCCACTGCACGAATCCGGCAATGTCCTGCATATCGGCGCCCAGTACGCTTATCGAGATCTCGCGGACGCGGCCGTCGATACCCGCATCCGTTCGCGCATGGGCATGCGCGGGGTGGAGACCAATGGCGGCAACAGCGCCGGCAGCAATGGCAATCGCGCGGTGTTTGGCGGCAGCACGGCGCAGCAGGGGCTGTGGACGGACGATTCGGTGTGGGGTGTCGAAGGGGCCTGGGCGCTGAACGCGTTCTCGGTCCAGGCGGAATACCTGCGCCGCACGCTCAAGGCCGATGCCGCGCAAAGCGATATAAAAGCCTCAGGCTATTATGCGCAATTGGCCTATACCCTCACCGGCGAGCCACGGATCTACAAGCTGGACGGGGCCAAGTTCGACACCATCAAGCCGCAGGACAAGCAGTGGGGCGCGTGGGAGCTGTTCTACCGCTACGACTCGATCACCGTCGAGGACGACAACGTGGTGGTCAGCAGCGCTACGCGCCAGGTCGGCGATACCGAGGGCAAGACCCATACCCTGGGGGTCAACTGGTACGCCAACGAAGCCCTGAAGCTCAGCGCCAACTACGTCAAGGCGCGCACCGATAACCTCAGCAACGCGGTGGGCGACGACACCGGCGACGGCCTGGTGATGCGCATGCAATACCAGTTCTAG
- a CDS encoding LysR family transcriptional regulator, giving the protein MPYQRQLNGLPMCDELRALDPGSIDRDVVEYFLTSARCACFKQAARSLNTRVTVLRKQLRLLEERLGGPLFVYRQNVLRLTLKGQRLQTLLTAQRQVPEFPGSGRAAVPVVRLIAADALLHDLVLRDLLAFVRRNAAVRLDLEISSEPHASARPADILLWLAEPASPRPDPGFATTTPIALARIGYQACMAKRYSREAALPSLVSHLDDYMLVQVREYLQVAALEPWNRLVRQRPAGVAQVHTHELALEMIRRGACIGVLPAYITALDSNLLALPALFPPMQRNAWLSTHALAAGRPEVQAIVRLIRQAFEARQEWF; this is encoded by the coding sequence ATGCCGTACCAACGGCAGTTGAACGGGCTGCCTATGTGCGATGAATTGCGAGCATTGGACCCCGGGTCGATCGATCGAGATGTAGTTGAGTATTTTCTGACCAGTGCTCGCTGCGCGTGCTTCAAGCAGGCGGCGCGCAGCCTGAATACCCGCGTGACCGTGTTGCGCAAGCAGTTGCGACTCTTGGAGGAGCGCCTCGGTGGCCCGCTGTTTGTCTACCGCCAGAACGTCCTGCGCCTGACCCTCAAGGGCCAGCGACTGCAGACGCTGCTGACGGCGCAACGACAAGTTCCCGAATTCCCCGGATCCGGCCGCGCGGCAGTGCCCGTGGTGCGCCTGATAGCGGCTGACGCCCTGTTGCATGACCTGGTGCTGCGCGACCTGCTGGCCTTTGTGCGGCGCAATGCGGCCGTGCGCCTGGACCTGGAAATCTCCAGCGAGCCCCATGCCAGCGCGCGCCCGGCGGACATCCTGCTCTGGCTCGCCGAGCCCGCCAGCCCGCGGCCCGATCCCGGTTTCGCCACCACCACACCCATCGCCCTGGCCCGGATCGGCTACCAGGCCTGCATGGCCAAGCGCTACTCGCGAGAGGCGGCCTTGCCCAGCCTGGTCAGCCACCTGGACGACTACATGTTGGTGCAGGTGCGCGAGTACCTGCAGGTCGCGGCGCTGGAGCCCTGGAACCGACTGGTGCGCCAGCGCCCGGCCGGCGTGGCGCAGGTGCATACCCATGAGCTGGCGCTGGAAATGATCCGGCGTGGTGCCTGCATTGGTGTGCTACCAGCCTATATCACTGCCCTGGACAGCAATCTGCTGGCGCTTCCGGCGCTGTTCCCGCCGATGCAGCGCAACGCCTGGTTGAGCACCCATGCGCTGGCGGCCGGGCGGCCCGAGGTACAGGCCATCGTGAGGTTGATCCGCCAGGCGTTCGAGGCGCGCCAGGAGTGGTTCTGA
- a CDS encoding DUF2790 domain-containing protein codes for MKLFKLSIAALVLSMSSLAMAEGGGDRTFERAMKENERAMAAYAAKQGKEAPVVEDYTYEKKLDIKKVVNVTPPIKSCDVVPSRMTYEDSAGKLNTIEYSVLGVCRTNGS; via the coding sequence ATGAAACTATTTAAATTGAGTATTGCCGCCCTGGTACTTTCGATGTCGTCCCTGGCCATGGCCGAGGGCGGTGGCGACCGCACCTTCGAGCGGGCCATGAAGGAAAACGAGCGGGCCATGGCGGCCTATGCGGCGAAGCAGGGCAAGGAAGCCCCGGTGGTCGAGGACTACACCTACGAGAAGAAGCTGGATATCAAGAAGGTGGTCAACGTCACGCCGCCGATCAAGTCCTGTGATGTCGTGCCGTCGCGCATGACCTACGAGGACTCGGCGGGCAAGCTCAACACCATCGAGTACAGCGTGCTGGGGGTATGCCGTACCAACGGCAGTTGA
- a CDS encoding OprD family porin, protein MRTHTRLSLSVFTAALGLGPLAVSAAQEKPEGFIEGSSLNVLARNYYFNRDDRKGQSSPTGNGYSEAWAQALIGKFESGFTQGTVGFGLDAFVMYGLKLDSGGGRSGGRGSFGMLPVDSDNKPEDDYSKVGGAAKMRLLDTVVKVGDVFPKTPVVHYGDSRLMPESFRGVTVENTSIEGLDLQAGRLHSMSQPDSSSLRDGFATFYAGKVDSPWVAYFGGDYTLNKHLSFSLYSSRLKDAWDQYYFGTAATWPVSDEFSLFAGFNYYKAVDEGKKLLGELNNNIWSAKVGATYGAHTLSLSHQRNNGDDDFDYLRQSDSIFLDNSIQYSDFNSPKERSWMVRYDLDMETYGIPGLSFMTRYAKGTDADYSNANSVYMRRDAEGNPLTDQRRWERNIEAKYVFQGGTLKDLSLRIRQATIRSSAFESDLDEFRLIVEYPLAIL, encoded by the coding sequence ATGCGTACCCATACCCGCTTGTCCCTGTCCGTGTTTACCGCGGCACTGGGGCTCGGCCCGTTGGCCGTGAGCGCCGCCCAGGAAAAACCCGAAGGCTTTATCGAAGGCAGCAGCCTCAACGTGCTGGCCCGCAACTACTACTTCAACCGCGACGACCGCAAAGGCCAGTCCAGCCCTACCGGCAACGGCTACTCGGAAGCCTGGGCCCAGGCGCTGATCGGCAAGTTCGAGTCCGGCTTCACCCAGGGCACCGTCGGCTTCGGCCTGGATGCCTTCGTCATGTACGGCCTCAAGCTCGATTCGGGCGGCGGCCGCAGCGGTGGCCGCGGCTCGTTCGGCATGCTGCCGGTGGACAGCGACAACAAGCCGGAAGACGACTACAGCAAGGTCGGCGGGGCGGCGAAAATGCGCCTGCTCGATACCGTGGTCAAGGTCGGTGACGTGTTCCCGAAAACCCCGGTGGTGCATTACGGCGACTCGCGCCTGATGCCGGAAAGCTTTCGCGGCGTGACCGTGGAAAACACCAGCATCGAGGGCCTCGACCTGCAGGCCGGACGCCTGCACAGCATGAGCCAGCCCGACAGCAGCAGCCTGCGCGACGGTTTCGCCACCTTCTATGCGGGCAAGGTCGACTCGCCCTGGGTCGCCTACTTCGGTGGCGACTACACCCTGAACAAGCACCTCAGCTTCAGCCTTTACAGCAGCCGCCTGAAGGATGCCTGGGATCAGTACTACTTCGGCACCGCGGCCACCTGGCCGGTCTCGGACGAGTTCTCGCTGTTCGCCGGCTTCAACTATTACAAGGCCGTCGACGAAGGCAAGAAACTGCTCGGCGAACTCAACAACAACATCTGGAGCGCCAAGGTCGGCGCCACCTATGGCGCCCATACCCTGTCCCTGTCGCACCAGCGCAACAACGGCGACGACGACTTCGACTACCTGCGCCAGTCGGACTCGATCTTCCTCGACAACTCGATCCAGTACAGCGACTTCAACTCGCCCAAGGAACGTTCGTGGATGGTTCGCTACGACCTCGACATGGAGACCTACGGCATCCCCGGCCTGTCGTTCATGACCCGCTACGCCAAAGGCACCGACGCCGACTACAGCAACGCCAACTCGGTCTACATGCGCCGCGACGCCGAGGGCAACCCGTTGACCGACCAGCGCCGCTGGGAACGGAATATCGAGGCCAAGTACGTATTCCAGGGCGGCACCCTCAAGGACCTGTCGCTGCGCATCCGCCAGGCGACCATCCGCTCCAGTGCGTTCGAGTCGGACCTGGATGAGTTCCGCCTGATCGTCGAGTACCCGCTGGCGATTCTCTGA
- a CDS encoding REP-associated tyrosine transposase, with the protein MLVHSNGHRLLKGRVSEVGRVYSMTLVTEQRRPIFRDFRVGRLAVDQLRQMHEAGRVRSLAWVVMPDHLHWLFELRDRSLGDVMGWFKSRSSLLINRHLGSQGRLWQKGYHDRALRKEEDLKAIARYIIFNPVRAGLVQRPGDYPLWDAIWL; encoded by the coding sequence TTGCTTGTCCACTCCAATGGCCACCGTCTGCTCAAAGGGCGGGTATCGGAAGTTGGCCGCGTCTATTCGATGACGCTGGTGACTGAGCAACGGCGTCCGATATTTCGCGACTTTCGTGTGGGGCGCCTGGCGGTCGATCAGCTTCGGCAGATGCATGAAGCCGGGCGTGTGCGCTCATTGGCCTGGGTCGTGATGCCCGATCATCTTCACTGGTTGTTTGAATTGCGCGATCGATCCCTGGGCGACGTGATGGGGTGGTTCAAATCCAGGAGCAGCCTGCTGATCAATCGGCATCTCGGCAGCCAGGGGCGCCTTTGGCAAAAGGGGTATCACGATCGCGCCCTGCGCAAGGAAGAAGACCTGAAGGCTATTGCCCGCTACATCATTTTCAACCCGGTACGAGCGGGGCTCGTTCAACGTCCTGGCGACTATCCGCTCTGGGATGCCATCTGGCTTTGA